From a region of the Sorex araneus isolate mSorAra2 chromosome 10, mSorAra2.pri, whole genome shotgun sequence genome:
- the LOC129399157 gene encoding uncharacterized protein LOC129399157, with product MEPETSALSRPSLDLCHSQEDVREISPEFPEENVTYVELKVKGFSDTQKKRGHRILKLEASPWCLAAVSFAFLYLIVLIAAAAMTAKVRCLEEILKNKMNDQNGAEYCKII from the exons ATGGAGCCAGAGACATCAGCTCTTTCCAGGCCCAGCCTCGATCTTTGCCATTCCCAGGAGGATGTTCGTGAAATAAGTCCAG aGTTTCCAGAGGAAAATGTGACATATGTTGAACTCAAAGTTAAGGGTTTTTCAGATACTCAGAAGAAAAGAGGACATAGAATTTTGAAATTAGAAg CCTCTCCCTGGTGCCTTGCTGCAGTAAGTTTTGCCTTCCTTTATTTGATCGTTCTCATAGCTGCTGCAGCAATGACAGCTAAGG ttcgTTGCCTAGAAgagatactgaaaaataagatgaaTGATCAAAATGGTGCTGAGTACTGCAAAATCATATAG